Proteins encoded by one window of Actinocorallia herbida:
- a CDS encoding sensor histidine kinase, which produces MGSWSVRTRLTVIGCLVMALLCVVISALGTALGYGHETRERVDQAEATALKTVRLIRSGELPREIVTSSRSSIVQVVDAQGRVQAGTAPQGLGPRLSTQRPPADETAGTEVECDLPGLHGCKIVVVIRVYRPGGDWYVYSLEDAVPWYVGDLFLAQMILASLAIVALAGAGAYQVIGRALRPVEEIRAQTGQISAAVLAGRSTGHRITLPPQHDELRALAVTSNEMIAHLETSLLREREFTSSTSHDLRTPLAAMRVELDEALLHPDDTDWPPLARRLLTSVDRLQQLVEDLLVLARLDAGAAQDQQVLDLADLVQGEITRLRGTDALPDELDLEVRTGPAPVHGSRIQLTRLFDNLLDNALRHADHRVGIDVRTEADQVVLQVANDGDAIPEDKREAVFERFTRLDASRTKDTGGSGLGLTIVRDIAHAHHGTAHITPSPEGTRVTIRLPRA; this is translated from the coding sequence GCGGAGGCGACCGCGCTGAAGACCGTCCGGCTGATCAGGAGCGGCGAGCTGCCCCGGGAGATCGTCACCTCCTCGCGCTCGTCCATCGTCCAGGTCGTCGACGCCCAGGGGCGGGTACAGGCGGGCACCGCACCCCAGGGGCTGGGCCCGCGCCTGTCGACGCAGAGACCTCCTGCGGACGAGACCGCCGGCACCGAGGTCGAGTGCGACCTGCCGGGTCTGCACGGGTGCAAGATCGTCGTGGTGATCCGGGTCTACCGGCCCGGCGGCGACTGGTACGTGTACTCGCTCGAGGACGCAGTCCCCTGGTACGTCGGCGACCTGTTCCTGGCGCAGATGATCCTCGCGTCGCTCGCGATCGTCGCCCTGGCGGGGGCGGGGGCCTACCAGGTGATCGGACGGGCGCTGCGGCCCGTCGAGGAGATCCGCGCGCAGACCGGGCAGATCAGCGCCGCGGTCCTGGCGGGCCGCAGCACGGGCCACCGCATCACCCTGCCCCCTCAGCACGACGAGCTGCGGGCCTTGGCGGTCACCTCCAACGAGATGATCGCCCATTTGGAGACCTCGCTGCTGCGCGAGCGCGAGTTCACCTCCAGCACGTCCCACGACCTGCGCACCCCGCTGGCCGCGATGCGCGTCGAACTCGACGAAGCCCTCCTGCACCCCGACGACACCGACTGGCCGCCCCTCGCACGCCGGCTCCTGACCAGCGTCGACCGGCTCCAGCAACTCGTCGAGGACCTGCTGGTCCTCGCCCGCCTCGACGCCGGAGCCGCGCAGGATCAGCAGGTGCTCGACCTGGCCGACCTGGTGCAGGGCGAGATCACGCGCCTCCGCGGCACCGACGCCCTCCCCGACGAGCTCGACCTGGAGGTCCGCACCGGGCCGGCTCCGGTGCACGGGTCGAGGATCCAGCTGACCCGCCTGTTCGACAACCTTCTCGACAACGCGCTGCGCCACGCCGACCACCGCGTCGGCATCGACGTCCGCACCGAGGCCGACCAGGTCGTCCTCCAGGTCGCGAACGACGGTGACGCCATCCCCGAGGACAAACGCGAAGCCGTCTTCGAACGGTTCACCCGCCTGGACGCCTCCCGCACCAAGGACACCGGCGGCAGCGGCCTCGGCCTGACCATCGTCCGCGACATCGCCCACGCCCACCACGGCACCGCGCACATCACCCCCTCCCCCGAAGGCACCCGGGTGACGATCCGCCTCCCCCGCGCCTGA